A window from Sus scrofa isolate TJ Tabasco breed Duroc chromosome 2, Sscrofa11.1, whole genome shotgun sequence encodes these proteins:
- the ZBTB7A gene encoding zinc finger and BTB domain-containing protein 7A isoform X1: MEVSVQKMAGGVDGPIGIPFPDHSSDILSGLNEQRTQGLLCDVVILVEGREFPTHRSVLAACSQYFKKLFTSGAVVDQQNVYEIDFVSAEALTALMDFAYTATLTVSTANVGDILSAARLLEIPAVSHVCADLLDRQILAADAGADAGQLDLVDQIDQRNLLRAKEYLEFFQSNPMNSLPAAAAAAAATFPWSAFGASDDDLDATKEAVAAAVAAVAAGDCNGLDFYGPGPPAERPSAGDGDEGDSNPGLWPERDEDAPAGGLFPPPVAPPSTATQNGHYGRGGEEEAASLSEAAPEPGDSPGFLSGAAEGEDGDGADADGLAASTLLQQMMSSVGRAGAATAGDSDEESRADDKGVVDYYLKYFSSAHDGDVYPAWSQKVEKKIRAKAFQKCPICEKVIQGAGKLPRHIRTHTGEKPYECNICKVRFTRQDKLKVHMRKHTGEKPYLCQQCGAAFAHNYDLKNHMRVHTGLRPYQCDSCCKTFVRSDHLHRHLKKDGCNGVPSRRGRKPRVRGAGLGGPDPAPTPGAPAPPGAPAPPGSPDARRNGQEKHFKDEDEDEDEASPDGLGRLNVAGAAGGGDGGAGATADGSLAAGLA; the protein is encoded by the exons GTCTCGGTGCAGAAGATGGCCGGCGGCGTGGACGGCCCCATCGGGATTCCGTTCCccgaccacagcagtgacatcctCAGCGGACTCAACGAGCAGCGGACACAGGGCCTGCTGTGCGACGTGGTGATCCTGGTGGAGGGCCGTGAGTTCCCCACGCACCGCTCAGTGCTGGCTGCCTGCAGCCAGTACTTCAAGAAGCTGTTCACGTCGGGTGCCGTGGTGGACCAGCAGAACGTATACGAGATCGACTTCGTCAGTGCCGAGGCGCTCACGGCCCTCATGGATTTCGCCTACACAGCTACGCTCACCGTCAGCACGGCCAATGTGGGTGACATCCTCAGCGCTGCCCGCCTACTCGAGATCCCCGCAGTGAGCCACGTCTGTGCCGACCTCCTTGACCGGCAGATCCTGGCGGCCGATGCAGGTGCCGATGCCGGGCAGTTGGACCTGGTAGATCAAATTGATCAACGAAACCTCCTTCGCGCCAAGGAGTACCTTGAGTTCTTCCAGAGCAACCCCATGAACAgcctgcctgctgctgctgccgccgctgccgccacATTCCCATGGTCCGCCTTTGGCGCATCCGATGATGACCTGGATGCCACCAAGGAGGCCGTGGCTGCTGCCGTGGCTGCTGTGGCCGCTGGCGACTGTAACGGCTTGGACTTCTATGGGCCTGGCCCCCCGGCCGAGCGGCCCTCGGCAGGGGATGGGGATGAGGGTGACAGCAACCCAGGTCTGTGGCCAGAGCGGGACGAGGACGCCCCTGCTGGGGGACTCTTCCCGCCCCCTGTGGCCCCACCATCCACTGCCACGCAAAATGGTCACTACGGccggggcggggaggaggaggcagcctcGCTGTCGGAGGCGGCTCCTGAGCCGGGCGATTCTCCGGGCTTCCTGTCGGGAGCAGCTGAGGGCGAGGACGGGGATGGGGCCGACGCGGACGGGCTGGCAGCCAGCACGCTGCTACAGCAGATGATGTCGTCAGTGGGCCGGGCAGGGGCCGCTACGGCAGGGGACAGCGATGAGGAGTCGAGGGCAGATGACAAGGGAGTCGTGGACTACTACCTGAAGTACTTCAGCAGCGCCCACGACGGCGACGTCTACCCGGCCTGGTCCCAGAAAGTGGAGAAGAAGATCCGGGCCAAGGCCTTCCAGAAGTGCCCCATCTGCGAGAAGGTCATCCAGGGCGCTGGCAAGCTACCGAGGCACATCCGGACCCACACAGGAGAGAAGCCCTACGAGTGTAACATCTGCAAGGTCCGATTCACCAG GCAGGACAAGCTCAAGGTGCATATGAGGAAGCACACAGGCGAGAAGCCGTACCTGTGCCAGCAGTGCGGGGCGGCCTTCGCTCACAACTATGACCTGAAGAACCACATGCGCGTGCACACCGGCCTGCGCCCCTACCAATGCGACAGCTGCTGCAAGACCTTCGTGCGCTCCGACCACCTGCACAGACACCTCAAGAAGGACGGCTGCAACGGCGTGCCCTCGCGCCGCGGCCGCAAGCCCCGCGTGCGGGGTGCGGGGCTTGGGGGTCCCGACCCCGCCCCCACTCCTGGGGCCCCCGCCCCACccggcgcccccgccccgcccggctcACCAGACGCACGGCGCAACGGCCAGGAGAAGCACTTTAAGGacgaggacgaggacgaggacgAGGCCAGCCCCGATGGCCTGGGCAGGTTGAATGTAGCGGGCGCCGCAGGGGGAGGCGACGGGGGCGCCGGGGCCACCGCCGATGGCAGCTTGGCGGCCGGACTCGcctga
- the ZBTB7A gene encoding zinc finger and BTB domain-containing protein 7A isoform X2 — MAGGVDGPIGIPFPDHSSDILSGLNEQRTQGLLCDVVILVEGREFPTHRSVLAACSQYFKKLFTSGAVVDQQNVYEIDFVSAEALTALMDFAYTATLTVSTANVGDILSAARLLEIPAVSHVCADLLDRQILAADAGADAGQLDLVDQIDQRNLLRAKEYLEFFQSNPMNSLPAAAAAAAATFPWSAFGASDDDLDATKEAVAAAVAAVAAGDCNGLDFYGPGPPAERPSAGDGDEGDSNPGLWPERDEDAPAGGLFPPPVAPPSTATQNGHYGRGGEEEAASLSEAAPEPGDSPGFLSGAAEGEDGDGADADGLAASTLLQQMMSSVGRAGAATAGDSDEESRADDKGVVDYYLKYFSSAHDGDVYPAWSQKVEKKIRAKAFQKCPICEKVIQGAGKLPRHIRTHTGEKPYECNICKVRFTRQDKLKVHMRKHTGEKPYLCQQCGAAFAHNYDLKNHMRVHTGLRPYQCDSCCKTFVRSDHLHRHLKKDGCNGVPSRRGRKPRVRGAGLGGPDPAPTPGAPAPPGAPAPPGSPDARRNGQEKHFKDEDEDEDEASPDGLGRLNVAGAAGGGDGGAGATADGSLAAGLA, encoded by the exons ATGGCCGGCGGCGTGGACGGCCCCATCGGGATTCCGTTCCccgaccacagcagtgacatcctCAGCGGACTCAACGAGCAGCGGACACAGGGCCTGCTGTGCGACGTGGTGATCCTGGTGGAGGGCCGTGAGTTCCCCACGCACCGCTCAGTGCTGGCTGCCTGCAGCCAGTACTTCAAGAAGCTGTTCACGTCGGGTGCCGTGGTGGACCAGCAGAACGTATACGAGATCGACTTCGTCAGTGCCGAGGCGCTCACGGCCCTCATGGATTTCGCCTACACAGCTACGCTCACCGTCAGCACGGCCAATGTGGGTGACATCCTCAGCGCTGCCCGCCTACTCGAGATCCCCGCAGTGAGCCACGTCTGTGCCGACCTCCTTGACCGGCAGATCCTGGCGGCCGATGCAGGTGCCGATGCCGGGCAGTTGGACCTGGTAGATCAAATTGATCAACGAAACCTCCTTCGCGCCAAGGAGTACCTTGAGTTCTTCCAGAGCAACCCCATGAACAgcctgcctgctgctgctgccgccgctgccgccacATTCCCATGGTCCGCCTTTGGCGCATCCGATGATGACCTGGATGCCACCAAGGAGGCCGTGGCTGCTGCCGTGGCTGCTGTGGCCGCTGGCGACTGTAACGGCTTGGACTTCTATGGGCCTGGCCCCCCGGCCGAGCGGCCCTCGGCAGGGGATGGGGATGAGGGTGACAGCAACCCAGGTCTGTGGCCAGAGCGGGACGAGGACGCCCCTGCTGGGGGACTCTTCCCGCCCCCTGTGGCCCCACCATCCACTGCCACGCAAAATGGTCACTACGGccggggcggggaggaggaggcagcctcGCTGTCGGAGGCGGCTCCTGAGCCGGGCGATTCTCCGGGCTTCCTGTCGGGAGCAGCTGAGGGCGAGGACGGGGATGGGGCCGACGCGGACGGGCTGGCAGCCAGCACGCTGCTACAGCAGATGATGTCGTCAGTGGGCCGGGCAGGGGCCGCTACGGCAGGGGACAGCGATGAGGAGTCGAGGGCAGATGACAAGGGAGTCGTGGACTACTACCTGAAGTACTTCAGCAGCGCCCACGACGGCGACGTCTACCCGGCCTGGTCCCAGAAAGTGGAGAAGAAGATCCGGGCCAAGGCCTTCCAGAAGTGCCCCATCTGCGAGAAGGTCATCCAGGGCGCTGGCAAGCTACCGAGGCACATCCGGACCCACACAGGAGAGAAGCCCTACGAGTGTAACATCTGCAAGGTCCGATTCACCAG GCAGGACAAGCTCAAGGTGCATATGAGGAAGCACACAGGCGAGAAGCCGTACCTGTGCCAGCAGTGCGGGGCGGCCTTCGCTCACAACTATGACCTGAAGAACCACATGCGCGTGCACACCGGCCTGCGCCCCTACCAATGCGACAGCTGCTGCAAGACCTTCGTGCGCTCCGACCACCTGCACAGACACCTCAAGAAGGACGGCTGCAACGGCGTGCCCTCGCGCCGCGGCCGCAAGCCCCGCGTGCGGGGTGCGGGGCTTGGGGGTCCCGACCCCGCCCCCACTCCTGGGGCCCCCGCCCCACccggcgcccccgccccgcccggctcACCAGACGCACGGCGCAACGGCCAGGAGAAGCACTTTAAGGacgaggacgaggacgaggacgAGGCCAGCCCCGATGGCCTGGGCAGGTTGAATGTAGCGGGCGCCGCAGGGGGAGGCGACGGGGGCGCCGGGGCCACCGCCGATGGCAGCTTGGCGGCCGGACTCGcctga